The following are from one region of the Gloeomargarita lithophora Alchichica-D10 genome:
- a CDS encoding alpha-D-glucose phosphate-specific phosphoglucomutase yields the protein MNIHTIVTQPFAGQKPGTSGLRKPTQIFQQRNYLENFIQAIFQTLPERDGATLVLGGDGRFYNRPAIQIILKMCAANGLGKVLVGQGGILSTPAASCLIRKYQAIGGIILSASHNPGGPDGDFGVKFNTSNGGPAPEKVTTAIYEFTQIIQSYQILEANDINLDKLGTTQLGMMQVEVMDSVDDYAQLMQELFDFDRLRKLLTNGQFRLCFDAMHAVTGPYAQRILEHTLGAPVGTVIHGVPLEDFGGGHPDPNLVYAHELVEILFQDAGPNFGAASDGDGDRNMILGRNFFVSPSDSLALLTAYAHLVPGYRQGLAGVARSMPTSQAVDRVAKKLGINCYETPTGWKFFGNLLDASKVTLCGEESFGTGSNHVREKDGLWAVLFWLNILAVTEKSVAELVTNHWREYGRNYYSRHDYEGVDSGRANQMIQKLRAKLATLPHQKLGNYTVQYADDFSYQDPIDGSVSEQQGIRIGFTDGSRLIYRLSGTGTQGATVRVYMEQYEPEGNKQGLDAQVALAELIQIADQVAGLRETTGMERPTVIT from the coding sequence ATGAACATCCATACGATTGTGACCCAACCTTTTGCCGGTCAAAAACCGGGTACATCTGGGTTACGCAAGCCCACGCAAATTTTTCAGCAGAGAAATTATTTAGAGAATTTTATTCAAGCGATTTTTCAAACCTTACCAGAGCGGGACGGGGCAACTTTAGTATTAGGGGGTGATGGTCGTTTTTACAACCGCCCGGCGATTCAAATTATCTTAAAAATGTGTGCCGCCAATGGATTGGGCAAAGTCCTGGTGGGACAGGGGGGGATTTTATCCACACCAGCGGCCTCCTGTTTGATTCGTAAGTATCAAGCAATCGGGGGAATTATTCTTTCTGCGAGTCACAATCCCGGTGGCCCCGATGGGGATTTTGGGGTCAAGTTTAACACCAGCAATGGGGGTCCTGCTCCCGAAAAAGTGACGACTGCAATTTATGAATTTACTCAAATAATCCAGTCCTACCAAATTTTAGAAGCCAATGATATTAACCTGGACAAACTGGGTACAACCCAACTGGGAATGATGCAGGTAGAAGTCATGGATTCTGTAGATGATTATGCCCAGTTGATGCAGGAATTATTTGATTTTGACCGACTGCGAAAATTATTAACCAACGGTCAATTTCGCCTCTGTTTTGATGCCATGCACGCTGTAACCGGACCCTACGCCCAACGCATTTTAGAACATACCTTGGGGGCACCGGTGGGAACCGTAATTCATGGGGTGCCTTTGGAGGATTTTGGCGGCGGACATCCCGACCCCAATTTGGTTTACGCCCACGAATTGGTGGAGATTTTATTTCAAGATGCTGGCCCGAATTTTGGGGCGGCTTCCGATGGGGATGGGGATCGCAATATGATCTTGGGGCGCAATTTTTTCGTCAGCCCCAGTGATAGTTTGGCCTTGCTGACTGCCTATGCTCATTTAGTGCCGGGGTATCGGCAGGGTTTAGCAGGGGTAGCTCGTTCCATGCCCACCAGTCAAGCGGTTGACCGGGTAGCGAAAAAGTTAGGTATTAATTGCTATGAAACGCCGACGGGATGGAAGTTTTTTGGTAATTTACTCGATGCAAGTAAAGTTACCCTTTGTGGGGAAGAAAGTTTTGGCACCGGCTCTAACCATGTGCGGGAAAAAGATGGATTGTGGGCGGTTTTGTTCTGGTTGAATATCTTAGCAGTAACCGAAAAATCCGTGGCCGAATTAGTGACGAATCACTGGCGGGAATATGGCCGCAATTATTACTCACGGCATGACTATGAGGGGGTAGATAGTGGGCGAGCCAATCAGATGATCCAAAAATTGCGGGCTAAATTAGCCACATTACCGCACCAAAAACTTGGCAATTATACGGTGCAATACGCCGATGATTTTAGTTATCAAGACCCGATTGATGGCAGTGTTAGTGAACAGCAGGGGATACGAATTGGGTTTACCGATGGTTCCCGGTTGATTTATCGTTTATCGGGTACGGGGACACAGGGGGCGACGGTGCGGGTGTATATGGAGCAGTACGAACCGGAGGGGAATAAACAAGGTTTAGATGCCCAGGTTGCCCTAGCAGAATTGATTCAAATTGCCGATCAGGTGGCTGGTTTACGGGAAACTACGGGAATGGAACGTCCCACGGTGATTACTTAA
- a CDS encoding 2-hydroxyacid dehydrogenase: MKVAVFSSKSYDKKFLNAANQGVGHELVYYDPKLDASTAPLVGDALAVCVFVNDVLDLATLEILKQMGVKLIALRCTGFNNVDLKVAGELGLIVVRVTAYSPYSVAEHAVGLILTLSRKYHRAFNRVREGNFSLDGLLGFDLQARTVGIIGTGKIGMVLAEILQGFGCRILGYDAYPNQHFGQFKKAEYVTLDELYAQADIISIHCPLLPETHHLINGAALDKMKKDVILINVSRGALIDTEAMIEGLKSQKVGALGLDVYEEEEELFFQDLSLKIIQDDVFQRLLTFPNVLVTGHQAFFTQEALTDIATITISNISDFAAERPCPHEIRYIPKP, translated from the coding sequence ATGAAAGTCGCTGTCTTTAGTAGCAAATCCTACGATAAAAAGTTTCTCAATGCCGCCAACCAAGGAGTGGGGCATGAACTGGTTTATTATGACCCCAAACTTGATGCCAGCACGGCTCCGTTGGTGGGGGATGCTCTGGCGGTATGTGTGTTTGTGAATGATGTTTTAGACCTAGCGACCTTAGAAATTCTCAAACAAATGGGGGTGAAATTGATCGCCCTGCGTTGCACCGGGTTTAATAACGTAGATTTGAAAGTTGCTGGGGAATTGGGATTAATTGTCGTGCGGGTAACGGCCTATTCTCCCTACTCGGTGGCCGAACACGCCGTAGGTTTGATTTTAACCTTGAGTCGCAAATATCATCGGGCGTTTAATCGGGTGCGGGAGGGCAATTTTTCTTTGGATGGGTTGTTGGGATTTGACCTGCAAGCCCGGACGGTGGGCATCATTGGCACTGGCAAAATTGGCATGGTATTGGCGGAAATTTTGCAGGGTTTTGGGTGTCGTATCTTGGGGTATGATGCCTATCCCAATCAGCATTTTGGGCAGTTCAAAAAAGCCGAATATGTCACCTTGGATGAACTTTACGCCCAAGCAGATATTATTTCTATCCACTGTCCCCTATTGCCCGAAACCCATCACTTGATTAATGGTGCCGCCCTAGATAAAATGAAGAAAGACGTGATTTTGATCAATGTCAGTCGCGGGGCTTTAATTGATACGGAAGCCATGATTGAGGGGTTAAAATCCCAAAAAGTTGGGGCGTTGGGTTTAGATGTCTATGAAGAAGAGGAGGAGTTGTTTTTTCAGGATTTATCCCTAAAAATCATCCAAGATGATGTGTTCCAGCGATTGCTTACCTTCCCCAATGTTTTGGTGACGGGGCACCAGGCCTTTTTCACCCAGGAAGCACTCACGGATATTGCCACCATCACGATTAGCAATATCAGTGATTTTGCCGCCGAACGCCCTTGTCCCCATGAGATTCGTTACATCCCCAAACCCTGA
- a CDS encoding phosphoketolase family protein, whose product MVATPSKPEVGNLSAFGPARSTIVGTPLSPAELHQVDAYWRAANYLAVGMIYLRENPLLRQPLHIDQIKDRLLGHWGASPGIAFVYTHMNRIIKKFDQEMLYMVGPGHGAPGFLGPCYLEGSYSEFYPNCSLDEVGMRQFFKQFSFPGGVGSHCTPETPGSIHEGGELGYSISHAYGAAFDNPNLIVVTLAGDGEAETGPLATSWHSNKFINPIRDGAVLPILHLNGYKINNPTVLARVSHEELEALFRGYGYTPYFVEGSDPETMHQAMAATMDHCLTEIHRIQAEARSTGNVTRPRWPMIVLRTPKGWTCPAYVDGKKIEGFWRAHQVPMGGMKSNPDHLRILETWMRSYKPEELFDEQGKPTPGVMAAAPTGDKRLGSTPYANGGHLRRDLRLPDFRDAKYALSLEKPGTITAMNTKPLGIFLRDVMACNMTNFRVFGPDENTSNKLDAIYEVSKKFWIAEYFPEDADGGELATDGRVMEYLSEHTLEGWLEGYLLTGRHGFFSTYEAFVHVIDSMFNQHAKWLDICHEIDWRQSISSLNLLITSTVWRQDHNGFTHQDPGFLDVVVNKSSRVTRIYLPPDVNSLLSCANHCLKSKDYVNVIVSDKQMHLQYMTMDDAIRHCTKGLGIWDWASNDQGSEPDVVMVGCGDIPTQEALAATDLLRQEFTDLKIRFINVVDLFRLQPDTEHPHGLSDHDFDSLFTLNQPVIFNFHGYPWLIHRLAYRRHNHNNMHVRGYKEEGNINTPMELAIANNIDRFTLAMDVINRVPKLKVAGAHAKEKFLNMQIDCRNYAYEHGVDIPKVVDWRWPY is encoded by the coding sequence ATGGTGGCGACTCCGAGTAAACCTGAAGTTGGTAATCTCAGTGCTTTTGGGCCAGCCCGTTCTACGATTGTGGGGACTCCCCTCTCGCCTGCGGAATTGCACCAAGTGGATGCCTATTGGCGGGCGGCGAATTATCTGGCGGTGGGGATGATTTACTTGCGGGAGAATCCCCTCCTGCGGCAACCTTTGCATATTGACCAGATTAAAGACCGCTTGTTAGGCCACTGGGGAGCGAGTCCGGGGATTGCGTTTGTCTATACGCACATGAACCGAATTATCAAAAAATTTGACCAAGAGATGCTCTACATGGTCGGGCCGGGGCATGGGGCACCGGGATTTTTGGGGCCTTGTTACCTGGAGGGGAGCTACAGCGAGTTTTACCCCAATTGCAGTTTGGATGAAGTGGGGATGCGGCAGTTTTTCAAGCAGTTTTCTTTCCCCGGCGGCGTTGGCAGTCACTGCACCCCGGAGACCCCCGGTTCGATCCACGAGGGGGGGGAGTTGGGCTACTCGATTTCCCATGCCTACGGGGCGGCGTTTGATAATCCCAATCTGATCGTGGTCACCCTGGCGGGGGATGGGGAGGCGGAAACCGGTCCTTTGGCGACTTCTTGGCATAGCAATAAATTTATCAACCCGATCCGGGACGGGGCGGTTTTGCCCATCCTGCACCTAAATGGCTACAAAATTAACAACCCCACGGTGCTGGCGCGGGTCAGCCATGAGGAGTTGGAAGCCCTGTTCCGGGGCTATGGTTACACGCCTTATTTTGTCGAGGGTTCCGACCCGGAAACCATGCACCAGGCGATGGCCGCCACGATGGATCATTGCCTGACGGAAATCCATCGGATTCAAGCCGAAGCCCGTTCCACCGGGAATGTCACCCGTCCCCGCTGGCCGATGATTGTCCTGCGTACCCCCAAGGGCTGGACCTGTCCCGCCTATGTGGATGGCAAAAAAATCGAGGGTTTTTGGCGGGCGCACCAGGTGCCGATGGGGGGAATGAAAAGCAATCCCGACCATTTACGCATTTTAGAAACATGGATGCGGAGTTACAAACCGGAGGAACTGTTTGACGAGCAGGGGAAACCCACTCCAGGAGTGATGGCGGCGGCACCCACCGGGGACAAGCGTTTGGGTTCGACCCCCTATGCCAACGGCGGGCATCTGCGGCGGGATTTGCGTCTGCCAGATTTTCGGGATGCCAAGTATGCGCTCAGCCTTGAAAAACCGGGCACCATTACGGCCATGAACACCAAACCCCTGGGGATATTTTTGCGGGATGTGATGGCCTGCAATATGACCAATTTCCGGGTGTTTGGCCCCGATGAAAATACCTCGAATAAACTGGATGCCATTTACGAGGTCAGTAAAAAGTTCTGGATTGCCGAGTATTTTCCTGAAGATGCGGATGGGGGCGAATTGGCTACCGATGGCCGGGTGATGGAGTACCTGAGCGAACACACCCTAGAGGGTTGGTTGGAAGGGTATTTGCTAACCGGGCGGCATGGGTTTTTCTCCACCTACGAGGCGTTTGTCCATGTGATTGATTCCATGTTCAACCAACACGCCAAATGGTTGGATATTTGCCACGAAATTGATTGGCGGCAGTCTATTTCTTCCTTGAATTTGTTGATTACCTCCACCGTTTGGCGCCAGGATCACAATGGTTTTACCCACCAAGACCCGGGTTTTCTGGACGTGGTGGTGAACAAAAGTTCGCGAGTGACCCGGATTTATCTGCCCCCGGATGTTAATTCGCTACTCTCATGTGCTAATCACTGTCTGAAGAGCAAAGACTATGTGAATGTGATTGTTTCCGATAAACAAATGCACCTGCAATACATGACCATGGACGATGCCATTCGGCACTGTACCAAGGGGCTGGGGATTTGGGATTGGGCGAGCAACGACCAGGGCAGTGAACCGGATGTGGTGATGGTCGGTTGTGGGGATATTCCCACCCAGGAAGCCCTGGCCGCTACTGACCTCCTGCGCCAGGAATTTACTGATTTGAAAATCCGGTTTATCAACGTGGTGGACTTGTTCCGCCTGCAACCGGATACGGAGCATCCCCACGGATTGAGCGACCATGATTTTGATAGTTTGTTCACCCTGAATCAGCCAGTGATTTTCAATTTTCATGGCTATCCTTGGTTGATTCACCGCTTGGCCTACCGCCGTCATAACCACAATAATATGCACGTGCGGGGCTACAAAGAAGAGGGCAATATCAATACGCCGATGGAGTTGGCGATTGCCAATAACATTGACCGATTTACCCTGGCGATGGATGTGATCAATCGGGTGCCCAAATTGAAAGTAGCGGGTGCCCACGCTAAGGAAAAATTCCTGAATATGCAGATTGATTGCCGCAACTATGCCTACGAGCATGGGGTGGATATTCCGAAGGTGGTGGACTGGCGTTGGCCCTATTAG
- the ubiG gene encoding bifunctional 2-polyprenyl-6-hydroxyphenol methylase/3-demethylubiquinol 3-O-methyltransferase UbiG yields MIRNDLAYYDRHADQWWQVGGTLNLLNHLNPGRFQFFDQYVPDWRGLKVLDVGCGGGLTCEFLAQRGAVVTGVDPSPRSIATAQDHAQSQGLTIDYQAGTGEALPLGDQQFQAVVCVDVLEHVRDVGQVVRECGRVLQPGGLFLFDTINRTWKSKVMMIWLMEDILRQIPQGIHDWEKFITPAELTAFLEQSGFGDILCRGFDLTDGGNLKTLFSLLFSGLQSDNTRKALKVQINNDTDVVYIGKAVKRAEASVECEYSGT; encoded by the coding sequence ATGATTCGCAATGATTTAGCCTATTACGACCGGCACGCCGACCAATGGTGGCAGGTGGGAGGCACCCTGAATCTGCTCAACCACCTCAACCCAGGACGGTTTCAATTTTTTGACCAATATGTGCCCGACTGGCGGGGGCTGAAAGTCTTGGATGTGGGTTGTGGCGGCGGTTTGACCTGTGAATTTCTCGCCCAACGGGGAGCAGTCGTTACTGGAGTTGACCCCTCGCCCCGTTCTATCGCCACCGCCCAAGACCATGCCCAGTCCCAGGGGTTGACCATTGATTACCAAGCGGGAACCGGGGAAGCCCTGCCCTTGGGGGATCAGCAGTTTCAGGCGGTGGTGTGCGTGGATGTGCTGGAACACGTCCGGGACGTGGGGCAGGTGGTGCGGGAATGCGGGCGGGTTTTGCAACCAGGGGGGCTGTTTTTGTTTGATACGATTAACCGCACCTGGAAATCCAAAGTGATGATGATTTGGCTCATGGAGGATATTTTGCGGCAAATTCCCCAGGGGATTCACGATTGGGAAAAATTCATTACCCCCGCCGAACTCACCGCCTTTTTAGAGCAGAGTGGGTTCGGGGACATCCTGTGTCGGGGCTTTGACCTCACGGACGGCGGAAATCTAAAAACTTTATTTTCACTTTTGTTCTCTGGATTACAAAGTGATAATACCCGCAAGGCATTAAAAGTACAAATTAATAACGATACTGATGTGGTTTATATCGGTAAAGCGGTGAAACGGGCAGAGGCATCGGTGGAATGTGAATATTCAGGTACCTAA
- a CDS encoding class I SAM-dependent methyltransferase, translating into SGVSTVSHNYLKGCNYCGMVKLTCFWKFGGKFMGIHFEQFGQRADSTELSFTAMSGRYKIQEYGLKRSILDIIEKLQINPEDRLLDVGCGVGNITIALSMMVAHTTCIDHVKVLSVFKKRLPMDEIDFIPGNFLDIDISGEFDKILSYGVVMCLPAAPDVIRFIDKMVCLLAPGGRMLIGDLPNINKKKRFNESKIGQDFAKEWSQLMSDPDNQREIEWTIKNVEIPENSAIFDDQFMSELLLRYRTQGFDTYILQQPSDLAFGHTREDLLIIRPN; encoded by the coding sequence AAGTGGGGTTTCAACTGTATCCCATAACTACTTAAAAGGCTGTAATTATTGTGGTATGGTAAAATTAACGTGCTTCTGGAAATTTGGAGGAAAATTTATGGGCATACATTTTGAGCAGTTTGGTCAGCGAGCCGATAGCACAGAATTGTCATTCACTGCAATGTCTGGACGATACAAAATTCAAGAATATGGACTTAAACGATCTATTTTAGACATTATAGAAAAACTTCAGATCAACCCGGAAGACCGGCTTTTAGATGTAGGTTGCGGTGTCGGGAATATCACTATTGCTTTATCTATGATGGTCGCCCACACCACCTGTATAGATCATGTAAAAGTTTTGTCTGTTTTCAAGAAAAGATTACCCATGGATGAGATTGATTTCATCCCAGGCAATTTTCTCGACATTGATATTAGTGGTGAGTTTGATAAAATTTTAAGTTATGGTGTCGTGATGTGCTTACCAGCCGCTCCAGATGTGATTCGATTTATAGATAAAATGGTTTGCCTTCTGGCACCTGGGGGTCGTATGCTGATTGGAGATTTACCAAATATTAACAAGAAAAAGCGTTTTAACGAAAGTAAGATTGGTCAGGACTTTGCAAAAGAATGGTCTCAATTGATGTCCGATCCAGACAATCAGCGCGAAATCGAATGGACTATTAAAAATGTCGAAATACCCGAAAATAGTGCGATATTTGATGATCAATTCATGTCTGAATTGCTTTTGCGTTATCGTACTCAAGGGTTTGATACTTATATTTTACAACAGCCCTCTGATTTGGCATTTGGTCACACACGAGAAGATTTGTTAATCATTCGTCCCAATTAA